The following are encoded in a window of Pseudalgibacter alginicilyticus genomic DNA:
- a CDS encoding nucleoside deaminase has product MIEPFDDTYFMKRALQEAELAYEKGEIPVGAVIVIDNKIIARGHNLTETLTDVTAHAEMQAITAASNFLGGKYLLNCTLYVTLEPCQMCAGALYWSQISNIVYGARDVERGCVNLKTKLHPKTIIRGGVLEDEASVLLKRFFIEKRNLN; this is encoded by the coding sequence ATGATAGAACCTTTTGATGATACCTATTTTATGAAACGCGCTCTTCAAGAAGCTGAGTTGGCTTATGAAAAAGGAGAAATACCTGTGGGAGCTGTGATTGTCATTGATAATAAAATTATTGCCCGAGGACATAATTTAACGGAAACTTTAACTGATGTAACAGCTCATGCTGAAATGCAAGCTATTACTGCAGCATCTAATTTTTTAGGAGGAAAATATCTTCTAAACTGTACACTGTATGTTACCTTGGAGCCCTGTCAAATGTGTGCAGGGGCCTTGTATTGGAGTCAAATTTCTAATATTGTTTATGGAGCGAGAGATGTAGAGCGGGGTTGTGTTAATTTAAAAACGAAGCTACATCCTAAAACCATCATCAGAGGTGGTGTTTTAGAAGATGAGGCGTCTGTACTTTTAAAGCGTTTTTTTATTGAAAAACGGAATTTAAATTGA